In Candidatus Cohnella colombiensis, one DNA window encodes the following:
- a CDS encoding glucose PTS transporter subunit IIA — translation MFGVGYLQRLGRAMMLPMTVLPAAAIILMLARLPWDSLGWTQVPEMLHTSGMALFEYVPFIFATGIALGLSGQTASAGMAALVAMLIFHSVTVAYDPAGVQPSMFAGAVIGIASGWAQDRFKSLKLPEYLQFFGGSRFVPLFMCAFALLFAVLMIGIGEGIRGWADSAGTIVYSAGGFGVFLYGFLHRILVAFGLHHLLNHLFWFQVGQYETADGSVVFGDLPRFFVGDPTAGVFMAGLYPTMMFALPAIAFAIIHEAREDLKPKTSKQFRVAALSSFLTGITEPVEFAFLFVAPYLFIIHALVSGGIMWLVYELGILHGFSFSAGAIEFIVNMPLATKGWLLLPIGLVVGILYYIVFRWSIRRFQLSTPGREDAMRFDDWGGDIPFRAPLILQALGGKSNIGRLESCITRLRLTLEDDRKVDSQSLRHLGAAGIIRLGSGHVQVVFGTYSELIKDEIQKLMQTDVQQVQFHSPVQGRMIPLDEVDDPIFAKRLVGRGVAFIPERGELVAPIKGKIVHIHPSLHAIGLITDDGLEVLLHVGINTSSMGGKGFTAKVKIGDDVLPGQLLLKFHLPTLKKHAKSLATPMVITNSDIVKSWRFAPYKTVKKGQAAVMSVVVQEIEKKGAGK, via the coding sequence ATGTTCGGCGTTGGTTATCTCCAACGGTTAGGGCGAGCTATGATGCTGCCAATGACAGTGTTGCCCGCAGCCGCAATTATTCTCATGCTTGCACGACTGCCTTGGGATTCACTAGGGTGGACTCAAGTGCCAGAGATGCTCCATACGTCAGGTATGGCGCTGTTCGAATATGTTCCCTTCATCTTTGCAACAGGAATTGCATTAGGTCTTTCAGGTCAAACCGCTTCTGCGGGGATGGCGGCATTAGTAGCTATGCTAATCTTTCATAGTGTAACCGTAGCTTACGATCCTGCAGGGGTTCAGCCTTCAATGTTTGCAGGCGCGGTTATTGGGATTGCATCTGGCTGGGCACAGGATCGATTCAAATCGTTAAAGCTACCTGAATATTTGCAGTTTTTTGGCGGATCGCGGTTCGTTCCTTTATTTATGTGCGCGTTTGCTCTCTTGTTCGCTGTGCTGATGATTGGGATAGGGGAAGGAATTAGAGGATGGGCGGACTCAGCGGGAACGATCGTCTATTCTGCAGGTGGGTTTGGTGTGTTCCTTTACGGCTTTCTTCATCGCATCTTAGTTGCGTTCGGCTTGCACCATCTCCTCAATCATCTGTTCTGGTTTCAAGTAGGCCAATATGAAACAGCTGATGGTTCAGTCGTATTCGGTGATCTCCCGCGTTTCTTTGTAGGCGACCCTACGGCTGGCGTATTTATGGCAGGGTTATACCCCACGATGATGTTCGCTTTGCCTGCCATTGCGTTCGCAATCATTCATGAAGCGCGTGAAGACCTTAAGCCAAAAACAAGTAAACAGTTTCGCGTTGCGGCGTTGAGCTCGTTTCTAACCGGCATTACAGAGCCTGTGGAGTTTGCCTTCCTATTCGTTGCACCCTACTTATTCATCATTCATGCCCTCGTCTCTGGTGGCATTATGTGGCTAGTGTATGAGCTGGGCATTCTTCACGGATTTAGCTTTTCTGCGGGAGCAATTGAGTTTATAGTGAATATGCCGCTCGCAACGAAAGGTTGGTTATTGTTGCCGATCGGGCTTGTTGTCGGTATTTTATATTATATTGTGTTTCGTTGGAGTATTAGACGGTTTCAACTATCGACGCCTGGCCGTGAAGACGCGATGCGATTCGACGATTGGGGGGGGGATATTCCGTTCCGTGCCCCACTAATATTGCAGGCGCTCGGAGGAAAATCTAACATTGGTAGACTGGAATCGTGCATTACAAGGTTAAGGTTAACTTTAGAGGATGATCGCAAGGTTGATTCACAGTCTCTTCGCCACTTAGGGGCAGCGGGTATCATTCGATTAGGTAGCGGGCATGTACAGGTTGTGTTTGGTACTTATTCTGAGTTAATTAAAGACGAGATTCAAAAGCTCATGCAGACCGATGTTCAGCAGGTTCAATTCCATTCACCTGTTCAAGGAAGAATGATTCCACTTGACGAAGTCGATGATCCGATCTTCGCTAAACGTCTCGTTGGAAGAGGGGTTGCGTTCATCCCAGAACGTGGTGAACTCGTTGCACCGATTAAAGGAAAGATCGTTCATATTCATCCATCACTCCATGCGATCGGACTTATTACTGACGATGGGCTTGAGGTACTACTCCACGTGGGGATTAATACTTCCTCAATGGGTGGTAAAGGCTTCACCGCGAAAGTAAAGATCGGCGATGATGTGCTACCCGGTCAACTGTTGCTCAAATTCCATCTTCCAACATTAAAGAAGCATGCGAAATCTTTGGCGACTCCGATGGTCATTACGAATTCGGACATTGTAAAGTCGTGGAGATTCGCACCCTATAAAACAGTGAAAAAGGGTCAGGCCGCTGTCATGTCAGTGGTCGTACAAGAGATAGAGAAAAAGGGGGCGGGCAAATGA
- a CDS encoding CoA-binding protein: protein MSFENPSREQIKEILNQSHNIAVVGLSDDPSKVSYMVSEAMQSKGYRIIPVNPKATSILGEVCYPSLKDVPDAIDIVNVFRRPEHTPPIAQEAVEVGAKVLWLQLGIANEEAAAIAEAGNLRVIMDRCIKVEDSILLPHGKL, encoded by the coding sequence ATGTCATTTGAAAATCCGTCTCGTGAGCAAATTAAAGAGATTTTAAATCAATCGCACAATATTGCAGTTGTCGGTCTATCTGATGATCCTTCAAAAGTATCGTATATGGTTTCAGAGGCGATGCAAAGCAAAGGCTATCGTATTATACCGGTCAACCCGAAGGCGACCTCGATCCTAGGCGAAGTCTGTTATCCATCTCTTAAGGATGTTCCTGATGCGATCGATATTGTGAATGTGTTCCGTCGTCCAGAGCACACGCCTCCGATCGCTCAAGAAGCGGTAGAAGTAGGGGCAAAAGTGTTGTGGCTCCAACTTGGCATTGCGAATGAAGAGGCTGCTGCGATTGCAGAAGCGGGTAATCTGCGGGTCATTATGGACCGCTGTATTAAGGTGGAGGATTCTATCCTACTCCCTCACGGTAAACTATAA